The following coding sequences lie in one Treponema socranskii subsp. buccale genomic window:
- the dnaJ gene encoding molecular chaperone DnaJ, whose product MAEKRDYYEVLGVEKSASLDDIKKAYRKLAIKYHPDRNPGDKAAEEKFKEATEAYEVLSDDKKRPLYDQYGFAGVDGAASGGAQYSHAFHDFSDLFGGMGGGFGDIFENIFGGGFSSSRRTSDGHAQGATLRYDLEISFKAAVFGTKAEIRFTHNEVCGTCHGTGGAAGSSRKTCPACQGTGQIRQSAGFFAMQQTCPTCRGTGTVIDNPCPVCHGTGLQEKNKMMTLTIPAGVDNGKRIDIPHQGDAGRNGGQAGDLIVVIHVAEDRFFERSGQDLYCAVPITMAQACLGAEITIPLLDDKRVSLKVPAGTSNGKLLRIKGEGVPYTGTSRRGDLYVKIVVQVPSRMSAQQKALLEQYLSLENPTTSPSLIPLESLSR is encoded by the coding sequence ATGGCGGAAAAACGTGATTATTACGAAGTGCTCGGTGTCGAAAAAAGCGCTTCTCTCGACGATATTAAAAAGGCGTACCGTAAACTTGCGATAAAATATCATCCCGACAGAAATCCGGGCGATAAGGCGGCCGAAGAAAAATTCAAAGAAGCGACGGAAGCGTACGAAGTGCTTTCCGACGACAAAAAGCGTCCCCTCTACGATCAATACGGTTTTGCAGGCGTCGACGGCGCGGCCTCGGGCGGAGCGCAGTACTCTCACGCGTTTCACGATTTCAGCGACCTTTTCGGCGGCATGGGCGGCGGTTTCGGCGATATATTCGAAAACATTTTCGGCGGCGGATTTTCATCTTCGAGAAGGACTTCCGACGGGCATGCTCAGGGCGCGACGCTCCGCTACGATTTGGAAATTTCATTTAAAGCTGCAGTATTCGGTACGAAAGCCGAAATCCGCTTTACGCACAACGAAGTCTGCGGTACCTGTCACGGCACGGGCGGGGCTGCGGGTTCAAGCCGTAAAACCTGTCCCGCGTGTCAGGGAACAGGGCAGATCCGGCAGAGCGCGGGATTTTTTGCGATGCAGCAAACCTGTCCGACCTGCCGCGGAACCGGCACGGTCATCGACAATCCGTGTCCCGTATGTCACGGCACGGGTTTGCAGGAAAAAAATAAAATGATGACGCTGACGATTCCCGCAGGCGTCGACAACGGCAAGAGAATCGACATACCGCATCAGGGAGACGCGGGACGAAACGGAGGACAGGCGGGAGATTTGATCGTCGTCATCCACGTCGCCGAAGATCGATTTTTCGAGCGTTCGGGGCAGGATCTCTATTGTGCCGTTCCGATTACGATGGCGCAGGCTTGTCTCGGTGCCGAGATAACGATACCGCTCCTCGACGACAAGCGCGTGAGCCTCAAAGTACCTGCCGGAACGTCGAACGGAAAGCTTTTGCGCATCAAAGGCGAAGGTGTGCCGTACACGGGTACTTCCCGCCGCGGAGATCTCTACGTCAAAATTGTCGTGCAAGTGCCTTCCCGCATGAGCGCGCAGCAAAAGGCGCTCCTCGAACAATACCTCTCCCTCGAAAATCCGACGACGTCTCCCTCACTCATTCCGCTCGAATCGCTCAGCCGCTGA
- the ilvC gene encoding ketol-acid reductoisomerase — MGERKNYFNSIPWREARLQLGHCRSMAKDEFDDGVKALKGKKIVIVGCGAQGLNQGLCLRASGLDVAYALRESAVSGKRQSWKNAVENGFKVGTYAEMIPSADVIGNLTPDKQHTPVITEVLKYARKGVTIWYSHGFNIVEEGMQIPKEDTVIMCAPKGPGTEVWHEFQRGFGVPDLIAVHPENDPAGRGWAEAKALAVAMGGSKAGVLESSFVAEVKSDLMGEQTILCGMLQAGTIVCWNKMTANGIAPGYAVKFLQHGWNYISEALKWGGITNMMDRLSNPAKIKANELSKRLKTLLTPLYRKHMDDIISGAYSSTMMKDWDNGDRDLLAWREATGRLPFETTEESNDAISEQEYFDKGVLLVAMVKCGCELAFETMVEAGIMPESAYYESLHEVPLIANLIDRKKLYEMNRVISDTAEYGCALFANAAVPFLEKEFMPSVGIDVIGKGMNVPDDSVSNTELVAVNAEIRNHPIEKVGSRLRAYMTSMKPLAE; from the coding sequence ATGGGTGAACGAAAAAATTATTTTAATTCGATTCCGTGGCGCGAAGCGCGCTTGCAGCTCGGTCATTGCCGTTCCATGGCGAAAGACGAATTCGATGACGGTGTAAAAGCGCTCAAGGGCAAAAAGATCGTCATCGTCGGCTGCGGCGCTCAGGGTTTGAATCAGGGTTTGTGCCTGCGCGCGAGCGGTCTGGATGTCGCGTATGCGCTTCGTGAAAGCGCCGTGTCGGGAAAACGGCAGAGCTGGAAAAACGCGGTCGAAAACGGTTTTAAAGTCGGCACTTATGCCGAAATGATTCCCTCCGCCGACGTGATCGGAAACCTGACGCCCGACAAACAGCACACGCCGGTTATCACCGAAGTTTTAAAATATGCACGTAAAGGCGTTACGATTTGGTATTCGCACGGATTCAATATCGTCGAAGAAGGCATGCAGATTCCGAAAGAGGATACCGTTATCATGTGTGCGCCGAAGGGGCCGGGCACGGAAGTCTGGCACGAATTTCAGCGCGGTTTCGGCGTGCCCGATCTCATTGCCGTGCATCCCGAAAACGATCCCGCAGGCCGCGGCTGGGCGGAAGCGAAAGCGCTCGCAGTCGCGATGGGCGGCAGTAAAGCCGGCGTTCTCGAATCGTCTTTCGTCGCCGAAGTGAAATCCGATTTGATGGGCGAGCAGACGATTTTGTGCGGCATGCTGCAGGCGGGCACTATCGTGTGCTGGAATAAAATGACGGCGAACGGCATTGCGCCCGGCTATGCGGTGAAATTTCTGCAGCACGGATGGAATTATATTTCGGAAGCGCTCAAGTGGGGCGGCATTACGAATATGATGGATCGCCTGTCGAATCCTGCAAAGATCAAAGCGAACGAACTTTCAAAGCGCTTGAAAACATTGCTGACGCCGCTTTACCGCAAACACATGGACGATATCATCAGCGGCGCGTACAGTTCGACGATGATGAAAGATTGGGACAACGGCGACCGCGATCTGCTTGCGTGGCGGGAGGCGACGGGACGTCTGCCTTTTGAAACGACCGAAGAATCGAACGATGCGATTTCCGAACAGGAGTATTTCGATAAGGGCGTTTTGCTCGTCGCCATGGTAAAGTGCGGCTGCGAACTCGCATTCGAAACGATGGTCGAAGCGGGCATTATGCCGGAAAGCGCGTATTACGAATCGCTGCACGAAGTGCCGCTCATCGCAAACCTCATCGACCGCAAAAAGCTCTACGAAATGAACCGCGTCATCTCCGATACCGCAGAATACGGCTGTGCGCTCTTTGCAAACGCCGCCGTTCCCTTCCTCGAAAAGGAATTCATGCCTTCCGTCGGCATCGACGTGATCGGCAAGGGAATGAACGTTCCCGACGATTCGGTGAGCAACACGGAACTCGTTGCCGTCAACGCAGAGATCCGCAATCACCCGATCGAAAAAGTCGGAAGCCGTCTTCGCGCGTATATGACTTCGATGAAGCCGCTTGCAGAATAA
- a CDS encoding endonuclease/exonuclease/phosphatase family protein gives MKKITIAYFLPLLLLGAGCAVSAEGAKERGTERQSGAATIRIVNWNVETFFDAHTDGSEYAEFKSSKSKWGSERYAARLGRLCDVIKKLNADVYVFEEIENEGVVYDIANMLAGGVWDAKKNWNYASFAKAPGDALGCAVLSRYPLGAMTVHALDIRTHAKQPRMRPLISLSVFAGSKRLAVCINHWKSKLGGEKESEIWRDWQASVLAGLLTESGGTAFVACGDFNRDIGEFAKGAESGSVVLYRAGFGTVSESLVKSPWLSENARAMYSYYYNGTGERIDHFFISGTAEAVSFAAETDGPWADEEGVPLRYVMYTGQGYSDHLPIAASIRY, from the coding sequence ATGAAAAAAATAACGATTGCATATTTTTTGCCGCTTTTGCTTTTGGGTGCGGGATGCGCCGTGTCCGCCGAAGGTGCGAAAGAAAGAGGTACCGAACGGCAAAGCGGTGCCGCGACGATCCGCATTGTAAATTGGAATGTCGAAACTTTTTTCGATGCGCATACCGACGGAAGCGAATATGCCGAATTCAAATCGTCAAAATCGAAGTGGGGGAGCGAGCGATATGCCGCCCGGCTCGGACGCTTGTGCGACGTGATAAAAAAACTCAACGCCGACGTATATGTTTTCGAAGAGATAGAAAACGAAGGAGTCGTATACGATATTGCGAATATGCTCGCAGGCGGCGTGTGGGATGCTAAAAAAAATTGGAATTACGCTTCTTTTGCCAAAGCACCCGGCGACGCGCTCGGCTGTGCCGTTCTTTCGCGTTATCCGCTCGGAGCGATGACCGTTCACGCTCTCGATATCCGCACTCATGCGAAACAGCCGCGTATGCGTCCCCTTATCAGTTTGTCGGTGTTTGCCGGTTCCAAACGCCTTGCAGTTTGCATCAATCATTGGAAATCGAAATTGGGCGGTGAAAAAGAAAGCGAAATCTGGCGCGATTGGCAGGCATCCGTCCTTGCCGGATTGCTGACGGAATCGGGCGGGACGGCGTTCGTAGCCTGCGGAGACTTTAACCGCGATATCGGAGAATTCGCGAAGGGTGCGGAAAGCGGCAGCGTCGTTTTATATCGGGCGGGTTTCGGCACCGTGTCCGAAAGCCTTGTCAAATCGCCGTGGCTTTCGGAAAACGCTCGCGCGATGTACAGCTATTATTATAACGGGACGGGAGAACGGATCGATCACTTTTTCATATCGGGAACCGCGGAAGCCGTTTCATTTGCCGCCGAAACGGACGGGCCGTGGGCGGACGAAGAAGGCGTTCCTTTAAGGTATGTGATGTACACGGGACAGGGCTATTCCGATCATCTGCCGATTGCGGCGAGCATACGTTATTGA
- a CDS encoding extracellular solute-binding protein — MKIKSNRCIPTYTPQQTRCTVPFESTAPRRDKKSIPLVCFLFLFALFFAGCSLKRETLITIWTNIPEFTEYGELFNDTHDKKKVVLVYKKNPSEAITSKTEKNPPDIVVAPWLRTDKTSRYFRAIDTIFDGGGLSPTIFYPPLLEAGKIRQAYYLLPVSFNLPAVIFSRENAAAVEDNYTLSIEQIKKAGSAFNELHKNGTYSRMGFVPQAGNSFLYFAVKAKGAQFREYKSSFTWNADKLSDAIAYLKNWSKTVNTSSETEQDFAYKYLSMPNFKRVTSGRTLFAYITSDALFSLTPEQSEQLDYRWIYENNKIPIEDSFVTLGISKHAKHANAAYDFIEWFLNAETQRAILERKAKQNLDIHQFGIAGGFSSIKEVNEHILPLYKTMLLRNTPPTDMLGVPEKLPADWELIKEQTVIPYLRDEIKNTGDSPVLDLPTRIANRAKPSYEQ, encoded by the coding sequence ATGAAGATAAAATCGAATCGGTGTATACCGACATATACGCCGCAGCAGACGAGATGTACCGTGCCCTTTGAATCGACCGCTCCCCGCCGCGATAAAAAAAGCATACCCCTCGTTTGCTTTCTTTTTTTATTTGCCCTCTTTTTTGCGGGCTGTTCGCTCAAACGCGAAACGCTTATCACAATATGGACGAATATCCCCGAATTTACCGAATACGGGGAACTCTTCAACGATACGCACGACAAAAAAAAAGTCGTCCTCGTCTATAAAAAAAATCCGTCGGAAGCGATCACTTCCAAAACGGAAAAAAATCCGCCCGATATCGTCGTCGCGCCGTGGCTTCGCACCGATAAAACAAGCCGCTATTTTCGAGCTATCGATACGATATTTGACGGAGGCGGTCTCTCCCCCACGATTTTCTACCCTCCTCTTCTCGAAGCGGGAAAAATCAGACAGGCGTATTATCTGTTGCCGGTGAGCTTCAATCTGCCGGCCGTCATCTTTTCTCGGGAAAACGCGGCTGCGGTTGAAGACAATTATACGCTGTCGATCGAACAGATAAAAAAAGCGGGAAGCGCTTTCAACGAATTGCATAAAAACGGCACATATTCGCGCATGGGATTCGTGCCGCAGGCGGGAAACAGCTTTCTCTATTTTGCGGTAAAAGCGAAAGGCGCGCAGTTCCGCGAATACAAATCGTCGTTTACATGGAACGCCGACAAACTTTCCGATGCGATCGCCTATCTCAAAAATTGGTCGAAAACCGTAAACACTTCTTCCGAAACCGAACAGGATTTTGCGTATAAATATCTGTCCATGCCGAACTTCAAACGCGTCACGTCGGGGCGCACGCTGTTCGCATATATTACAAGCGATGCCCTTTTCAGCCTCACGCCCGAACAATCGGAACAGCTCGACTACCGCTGGATCTACGAAAACAATAAAATCCCGATAGAAGATTCCTTCGTTACGCTCGGCATTTCCAAGCACGCAAAACACGCAAACGCCGCATACGATTTTATCGAATGGTTTTTAAACGCGGAAACCCAGCGCGCCATACTCGAGCGCAAAGCGAAACAAAATCTCGACATACATCAATTCGGTATCGCAGGCGGTTTTTCTTCGATCAAAGAAGTAAACGAACATATCCTGCCCTTGTACAAAACAATGCTTTTAAGAAATACCCCTCCGACCGATATGCTCGGCGTACCGGAAAAGCTGCCGGCCGATTGGGAACTCATAAAAGAACAGACAGTCATTCCGTATCTCAGAGATGAAATAAAAAACACCGGCGACTCACCCGTTCTCGATCTGCCGACGCGCATCGCAAACAGAGCAAAGCCGAGTTACGAACAATAA